The genomic segment CGCGAAAACGATCGAGAAAGGTATGATCGTGGCTTGCAGTGGCTTCACTCCCTCCGGCTATCCCAAAGAGGTTCCACGCGCTCTGACGCGGCGATGTGCACAAGAGGGTCCCGTGCCGGTCACGCTTTGGACGGGAGCCTCCGTGGGGCCGGAACTGGACGACGAGTTAGCCCGGGCTGGTTGTATTCAGAAGCGGTTTCCCTATCAGACCAGCGAAGCCATTCGCAAGAAAATCAACGAAGGAGAAGTGCTGTACGCGGACCTTCATCTTTCGCACAACGCACAGAACCTAAGGTACGGTTTTCATGGTGATGTCGATGTGGCCATTGTGGAAGCCACCGCAATCCTGGAAGACGGATCCATCGTCCCTACGACTTCGGTGGGCAATACCCCGGCGTTCGTGCAAATGGCCCAAAAAGTTATCGTGGAGATCAATACGGCCCAACCCGCCGAACTGGAGGGATTACACGACATCTACACGCCCCAAAATCCTCCGAACCGCGAACCGATTCCTATTCTCAAACCCAGCGACAGAATCGGAACTCCCTTTATCCCCTGTTCCCCCGATAAAATTGTCGCCATCGTCCATTCAGAGGTCAAAGACAGCCAGCGTCCTCTGGCGGAAGTCGACGAGGGTAGTCGGCGCATAGCTTCTCATCTTCTGGATTTCCTCGACTTGGAAGTCAAAAGCGGAAGGCTGCCGCCTTCTTTGCCGCCTTTGCAGTCCGGGGTGGGTAACATCGCCAACGCGGTCTTAAAGGGCCTGTCCGAATGGCCGACCGATGGCTTGAGCGTGTACACGGAAGTGATTCAGGACTCGATCTTTGAACTCATTGAGAAAGGCAAGATTAGTTTTGCCTCGGGTACGGCTCTGACCCCCAGTCCTGATGGAGCCCAGAAATACTACCCCAAACTCAGGCAATTCGCGGACCGCTTGGTCTTGCGTCCCCAGGAAATCAGTAACAATCCAGAAGTGATCCGCAGGCTTGGGCTCATCGCCATGAATACGGCTGTCGAAGTTGACATTTACGGCCACGTCAACTCGACAATGGTTTCTGGGAGTCATATTTTGAACGGTATCGGCGGTTCGGGAGACTTTGCCAGAAACGCCGGATACACGATTTTCTTGTGCCCCTCTATTGCTGGTAAGGGAAAAATCTCGAAGGTCGTACCTTTTTGCTCGCACATCGACCACACAGAACACGATGTGGATGTCATCGTCACGGAACACGGCGTGGCGGACCTGCGCAATCTCTCCCCGCGCGAGCGCGCCGACGTGATTATAGCGAAATGCGCGGACCCGCGATACCGGGAGCTTTTGAGGGATTATAAGAAACGCGCTGAACTGGGGAAAGGACATGAACCTCATATTTTGAAAGAAGCTCTTTCCTGGCACGTTCGTTTGAGTGAAAAAGGAAGCATGTTGGATTAAAAAAAGCCCCATATTTCTGTAAAAAACGGTCACAGACGCGATATGGACCGGTCAAGCCTGACGCTTACCGGTTCATGGATGACGTGGAGATAATGACGTGGAGACAATGACGCATCGCGTTAGAGAAAACGTAGAAAAGACTACACGCTCAAATCAGACTAAAACTGGACGGAGCGCAATGCATTGTCGGTAGCGCAGGGCAACAGCATTTACTCTCGAATCCTTGATATGACTGGCCTTATATACTACATAAAAATACCTATTCGAATATACAAAGCTAGTAATTGGAATGCTTGACGGAAAGTAAATGCTGTTGCCCTGGTCGGTGGCGTTGTAGGTGGTTGTAGATGGTTGTAGGTGGTGGAAATTTTCCTGGCTTGTGGTAGAATTTCTTATGTTTGTTTTGGATTGAGAGAAAACATTCTAAAGTCGATAATATAAGTCAGGAGGAGAATACCGATGGCTAAAATCTGTCAGTGTTGCGGGCGTGGTCCCGTGACGGGAAACGCGGTCAGCCATTCAAATCGTCATACCCGTCGTCGCTGGCTGATCAACCTTCAGAACGCCAGAATTAACGTGGGCGACGGGTCGACCCTTAAGGTTCGGGTCTGTGCCAAGTGTCTAAAGTCTGGGTTTGTCAAAAGAGCGGTGAAGGTTTGAGTTTTTTCGCGTTTTTCGCGTGTGAAATAGGGGGGGTGCCGGGCACTTCCCCTATTCGCGTCGCAACCCTCAGGCGAACGTTTGATCAATAAGAGAGCTGACAAGAGAGCCGACAAGAGAGCCGACAGTTGACGATGGCCTTGGTCGAGAGCTTACTACTGGACTACAGCGCCGCCGTGGAGCCGTCCAGGAGCTTTTTCTTGTTGAACTGAGTGGTGTTGCCGATGCAGGTGACATCTGTATTTGTATTTTGGTGAAAATTTGTGGCATGAGATTGGGAGTTTGTCAATAGGGGCTTTGAATCCTAAAAGTGCGAGATGACGAACACTATTCTTTCCGGCTATTCCGCATAGGCGTTTTCCTGTTTAGCGCTTCCATGAGAATATTCCTCTGGAAGCGCCGCTGTTTCTACAGTTCTATTATTTCTATTATTTCTATTGTTTCTATAGTTCTATGTCGAACGTCAGATAGTAGGAACGGCCTTCGATGGGATACCAGAGCATACGGGTTGAGCCGTTCATCCCGTTTGGACGCATTCGCCATTGATCCGCGTCGTTGAAAACGTCGTTGACTCCGATCGTAAGGCGCGTCGTAGGGCTGAGGTCGTACTTGAACCCGACGTTGAACAGGTTTCGCGCGTCGAAAAGGACATACTCGTTTGAATCGGCGTAGTTCTCCTCCACGTACTGAAACTCTGCGAAGACAGACCCCTTGTCGAACTTTCGAGTGAGACGCAGAGCGCCACTCCACTCTGGGCGGTTTGGCAGCTTCTTCCCCTCGCCGCGGACCGATCCGGCGATGTTCGGAGTCTTGTTAACGCCGTCCATCCACGTCCCCGACAGCGCAAGTCCCCACTTCTCCCAGTCGAGGGCGAGCTCCAACTCCACGCCCTTTACCTGGGATTTCGCCACATTAAAGTATCTGCCGTACCTTGGGTTTGCCATCAAAAATTCGAGAAGATCGTCCGTCTCGCGCCAGAAGCCGGATAGAGAAACGTTGGCGCGCGCGTTCCCCAGAGCCTTTGCGGTTTCATTCCACACGACCCCCACGTCGAACTGGGTTCCTGTTTCCCATTTCAAATCGTCCTCGGCAGGGATGATGAACGCCCCATCGCCGTATCTTTCGTACAGATTGGGAGAGCGGGCGTATGTGCCATAAGCGGCTTTCGCCATCCAGTGTGGGGAAAATTCCTTGGTTAAGGCCAACTGCCACGTGAAATGATCTTCGCCGTCCAGTTTATGCCACCGGAGCGATGGAGTGGCCAAAAACGTTCCAGCCCCGTCCAGCGCTACGGTATCCTGGAGGTTGAGGTTCCAGTCTTCCCTGTCGTAATGGGATATGCCACCAAGGTACTCGTAGAGCGAATCCCCTTTCACGTCAAGTCCTTCGTCGGAGTACTCCGCCAAAAACTCGAAAAAGTGTCGCTCGCCCAGGGGCATGTTTGCCCTTAGCGCCACGCCGAACCTCGACGCGTCGTACTCGCTCTTCCTCACGTTGATCCCACCTATCGCTGTGGGCTCCAGCGGAGCGCGTCTGCTGTCGTAGGCTTTACTCTGCTCCGTGTAGAAAAACTCCACGCCCCAGGCTGCCGATCCGTAAGTTTGAGAGCGCCCCAGGGAGAAATCCCACCGGTCCGTGTCGAGCAAAGCGCCTCTCGGCTGGGAGATGCCGGTTCTGTCCGCGCCCGGCGCCATCAATGAGAGGTCGCGCTCCCTGCCGGTCCAGGAGGCGCGCGCTTTCCAATGGGCATCCTCCCACTTCAGCAGGACGTCGCCGTTCTCAAACCCGTTGTCGCGCCTGCGCCCGGTGTAGTCGTCGCCGTCCACGTAAGCCGTGCCGTTGTCGTTCCAGTACTCGAAATCTCCATCATAAGTTTCGTAGCCTAACGAGCCTAAAAACTTCCCTTTACCCAGTGGGGAGGCGTAAGAGAACGTTCCTTTTCTCTTGCCAAAAGAAGCTATTCCGAGGGAGAGATCGATCTGTCTCTTTTCGGGGAACTTCGTCACGATGTTGATGACGCCACCCATCGCTTGAGCGCCGAATTGAGCAGGGATATAGCCCTTGTAGACCTCGACGCGTTCGACGTCTTCGACGGGTATCACGGAGAGATCGACGGCCGACTCGCTTTCCAGGTTCATCAGGACACCATCCACGTAAACGGCTACTTGAGAGGAAGTGCTCCCTCGCACGGAGGCCGTCGCGTATCCGTTGCGCCCTTGAAGACGAATCACGCGAAGACCGGGAACGTCGTCCAGGAGGTCGGGCAAGCTGCGCTGTTCTCCGGATTTTTCTTCGGGACGAATGACGGTCACCATGCCTGGGGACAGATACTTGTCTTCTTCTCTGTCATAGATGACCGAAGCGGTCACGACTTCTTCTGGAAGCTCTGGAAGCGGCACGGCAGCAAGCGACGCCGTCGAAAGGAAAGCGAACGAGAGGAAAGCGAACGAGAACGCGAGCGCCAATAAGGAACATCCCCCCCGTTTTATTTTTGAAAAATTTAGAGCGTTTGGCATCTGTGACGACACACTCCTTTCGAAATTCGATAATATAAACTTGTTTACACAACCGTATAGAATTCCACCACAACACACTGTCGCGCTTTTTAGTAGCTTATCAGTAGAAATATTAATGTATTATGGCTTATTCATATACTATGCATTACCTCCGTCATAATAAGCCTACACAAAAAAGGCCGTTCTCCTGAAAATATAAGGAGATAAACGGCCTTTAATTTAAAATAAAAGAATTTTTACAGGATCCGATATTTGCGTAAAAGCATTCCCATCAGTAATAGGCCAACGGCTCCATAGCTTGTGTTACAACCGCCGCCACTCTCGCTATTTGGAGACGGAGCCACGGGAGTTCCTGGATTGACAGTCGGAGGAGGTACATCCTCAACATCCTCATCGCCCTCCAGAAGAGCCCAGAAAAAGACGGCATTCCCAAGATCGGCAGGGGTAAATGTTTTCAGGGGTTTGGCACCTTGATCGTAAGCGTAGAGCGTTCCTCCGCCCTCAGGCAACCAGCTTTCGGTCCGAGCCCAGAGAGTTGCCGTTTGTTCGTCGTACAGGATTTCTGAGACCGATGGGAACGACGGCACGCTTTCGCCTATCTCGCCCTTCAACAGCTGCTCCATCGTAGTGGTGTAAAACTTCGAGATATAGCTCATCGAGGTGGAATCGTATCCACCCACCAACAGGTACACGGTGCCGTCTTTCGCTATTTGAAAGCCGAGCACACCTTTTTCTTTTCCGTCGAGGTCAGAATCTTTGAGGGTACTTAAATCGAGAAGTGGCTTTTGGGATAATTCGATGCCAGAAGGATCGATCTCCCAGATGCCTCCAACGCTTGACTCTCCCGCTTCCTGCGCGCCACCGGTGGTCCCCACGTACAGTTTACCGTCGAATACCTGCATCCGTTGGGCGTTTTTAGCTTTGGGGTTGTCCTGTCCCAAAGGGATTGTGCGGAGAAGTTTAAGTTCCCTATTGAACTCAAATACTTCGCTCGCGTTAAATTGGGCGTTATCGCTATGCGTGCCATCGTAGGTATAGGTGAGAACATAGACCTTATCATCGATAACCTGCACCGCGCAGGGTCGTCGTAAAATATCGTCTAAGGGGTCGAAAAGATACTCTCTATCGCGCGTGAAACCTCCTTTGGTCATATCGACGCGCACAATTTCTCCGGATTTTTGAGCCTCTCCCTCGCGTCTTTCGAACGCGGCGACGTACAAATAATTGTCCGCCGTGGCCAAGCCGTAGAGATTCCTGCCCCACTCTTTGAGTTCTTTTTGAGGCTCCTTCCAGGTCCCCTTCGGATCGAAAATATCGATCGTGTCCTGGGATGCCGCATCGCTATAGCTATAATTATCGATTACGGCCCAATATTTCCCATTAGGATCTTTAAACGAGAAAATTTTGCCGAATTGAGGTACACCACCCCATAGCTTGTCCTTGACGCTATACTCTTTTCCGGTAATCATCCCCACGGTCGCTACATTCGCAGAATCCGTGGCCACATAGAGTAAATCCGCCACCGCCGCCCTGCCCCACAAAAGCAAGGCGACTGAAACCAGAACCCCTATTTTCCAGCGCTTCAATATAAACAACCCCTTTCAGAACTCAATGACGTAAACTGGGCTACACAAAAGAGATCTCCATATCCACAAACGCGGCGCTTTACTAGTCACCGAATCCTGTCGCGCAGGTTGGCCTGTCGCACAGGTTGAATGGAGAGAAGACCGGGCGCTATAACGGTCCTGAAGAATACGGCGAGATTATATTCACAGCGTATTGTTTTTGTCAACGCTTGCGCGCATTAATAGGAAATATCATATACCAAGATATTTTGGATAATAAGGCGCCCTTCGAGACACCTCGACTTGCCGCGCGTTGACAGTTTTTTTAAAAAATGATACTGTACACAAATGGAGCATCCATAATCGAATGGAGCATCCACAATTGAATATTCTTTCGTGATGTTGCATGGAAACATGCTAGTGAAACAGGTGTGAATCCTGTACGGTCTCGCCGCTGTGAGAGAAGAGTTTTTGGCCGGTCGGGTGGGTTAGAAAAACCACCGAAGTCACTGGGAAACTGGGAAGGCTGCCGAAAACGATGACGCTCGAGTCAGAAGACAGGCATCGCGAATGACTGTAGACAGTTCAGCGAGCAACTGGATGTCCACGGCTTGTTTTGCCTATGCGGGAAGCGAGTTTTGGGGAGCCTCTCTGAGCGAGGGGCTCCTTAAATTTATTTATCAGGAGTTGGAGTATGAAACAAACGGTAAAAAAGTTCATGGTTTCAGCGGCGTTTTTCGTGGCGTTCCTGATATTTCTGATGGGGCGAAGCGTGTGGGCGGCTGTCCCTGATCGCATTTTGTCGATAACCCCGGCGGGTACGGAGATTTTGTACGACCTTGGGCTTGGCGGCCGCGTGATTGGAGTGACAAAATATTGCAGTTGGCCTCCCGAAGCCCAGACAAAGCCGAGTCTGGGCGACATGATGCACGTCAACCTGGAGGTCGTCATGGGGATGACGCCGGACCTCGTCTTGGTGTCGAACATGAACGTTCAGGTCGGCGAACAGGTCGGGGCCTTGGGATATCCGGTCGTGACGGTCTATCAAGACGATTTCGAGCAGATTTGCGACTCAATGCTGCGAGTCGGTCAGGCGTGCGGCGTCGAGGAGATGGCAAAACGCCGAATCGCGGAGCTGAGGGAATCGGTGCGGGCAAAGACGATTCCCTTGAGCGAAACGCCCCCTAAGGTGCTTATCGTCGTGGGGCGAGACCCGTCGGAGGAGGATGTGAGGAAAATTTACGTTGCCGGTCAAGTGGCTTTTTACAACGACCTGATAGCGAGAGCCGGCGGTGTGAACGCCTACGCCCAGGATGTCCCCTACGCGCAGATGTCGCGGGAGGGGCTATTGAGGGTAGACCCCGACGTGATCATCGAGCTGATTGGCGAAAGCGGCATGGAAGCCACGATGGAGATTCCGACGGATCACGTGATCTCTCAGTGGAAAGCTGTACCC from the Synergistaceae bacterium genome contains:
- a CDS encoding succinate CoA transferase → MDVSISRERLRLANADGKIKTPEEAAKTIEKGMIVACSGFTPSGYPKEVPRALTRRCAQEGPVPVTLWTGASVGPELDDELARAGCIQKRFPYQTSEAIRKKINEGEVLYADLHLSHNAQNLRYGFHGDVDVAIVEATAILEDGSIVPTTSVGNTPAFVQMAQKVIVEINTAQPAELEGLHDIYTPQNPPNREPIPILKPSDRIGTPFIPCSPDKIVAIVHSEVKDSQRPLAEVDEGSRRIASHLLDFLDLEVKSGRLPPSLPPLQSGVGNIANAVLKGLSEWPTDGLSVYTEVIQDSIFELIEKGKISFASGTALTPSPDGAQKYYPKLRQFADRLVLRPQEISNNPEVIRRLGLIAMNTAVEVDIYGHVNSTMVSGSHILNGIGGSGDFARNAGYTIFLCPSIAGKGKISKVVPFCSHIDHTEHDVDVIVTEHGVADLRNLSPRERADVIIAKCADPRYRELLRDYKKRAELGKGHEPHILKEALSWHVRLSEKGSMLD
- the rpmB gene encoding 50S ribosomal protein L28: MAKICQCCGRGPVTGNAVSHSNRHTRRRWLINLQNARINVGDGSTLKVRVCAKCLKSGFVKRAVKV
- a CDS encoding TonB-dependent receptor; the encoded protein is MALAFSFAFLSFAFLSTASLAAVPLPELPEEVVTASVIYDREEDKYLSPGMVTVIRPEEKSGEQRSLPDLLDDVPGLRVIRLQGRNGYATASVRGSTSSQVAVYVDGVLMNLESESAVDLSVIPVEDVERVEVYKGYIPAQFGAQAMGGVINIVTKFPEKRQIDLSLGIASFGKRKGTFSYASPLGKGKFLGSLGYETYDGDFEYWNDNGTAYVDGDDYTGRRRDNGFENGDVLLKWEDAHWKARASWTGRERDLSLMAPGADRTGISQPRGALLDTDRWDFSLGRSQTYGSAAWGVEFFYTEQSKAYDSRRAPLEPTAIGGINVRKSEYDASRFGVALRANMPLGERHFFEFLAEYSDEGLDVKGDSLYEYLGGISHYDREDWNLNLQDTVALDGAGTFLATPSLRWHKLDGEDHFTWQLALTKEFSPHWMAKAAYGTYARSPNLYERYGDGAFIIPAEDDLKWETGTQFDVGVVWNETAKALGNARANVSLSGFWRETDDLLEFLMANPRYGRYFNVAKSQVKGVELELALDWEKWGLALSGTWMDGVNKTPNIAGSVRGEGKKLPNRPEWSGALRLTRKFDKGSVFAEFQYVEENYADSNEYVLFDARNLFNVGFKYDLSPTTRLTIGVNDVFNDADQWRMRPNGMNGSTRMLWYPIEGRSYYLTFDIEL
- a CDS encoding ABC transporter substrate-binding protein, producing MKQTVKKFMVSAAFFVAFLIFLMGRSVWAAVPDRILSITPAGTEILYDLGLGGRVIGVTKYCSWPPEAQTKPSLGDMMHVNLEVVMGMTPDLVLVSNMNVQVGEQVGALGYPVVTVYQDDFEQICDSMLRVGQACGVEEMAKRRIAELRESVRAKTIPLSETPPKVLIVVGRDPSEEDVRKIYVAGQVAFYNDLIARAGGVNAYAQDVPYAQMSREGLLRVDPDVIIELIGESGMEATMEIPTDHVISQWKAVPDLRAAREGRVAVIRGDFTLRAGPRYPQILDAFITIIRDGVREISQ